Below is a window of Turneriella parva DSM 21527 DNA.
TAGCCGAAGCGAAAGATTGTTCGGCTATTTTCACTGGAGTCAATGCCATCGACTATTCAGGGTATCCCGATTGCCGCCCCGATTTTATTGCCTCGTTCGCGCAAACAGCGGCGCTGGCTTCTAAATCGGGCAGAGAAGGGCGCGCACCTGAAATTCTCACACCGCTCATTGCCATGACAAAATCAGATATCGCCACAGAAGCGCTGCGGCTCGCTGTGCCGATTCACCTCACCTGGTCATGCTATGACCCGCAAACTGCCGGCGACATGCTTAAACCCTGCGAGCAATGCGACGCCTGCCTGCTGCGCGCGCAGGGTTTTGCTGCGTTGGCGCTGCAGCTATCTAAAGAAGTAATTTTCGGTTCTCCCGTAAAAGTCGCATAAACCGACTTGAGGGAAACCCCATCACGTTAAAGTAACAACCTTCGATGCGCTCAATATTTTGCATGCCAAACGCATCTTGCACACCGTAACCACCCGCTTTGTCATAGGGTGACGGCGTGTCGGCATAGGCCTCGATCACTGAAGCTGGCAGCTCGGCGAAAAAGACCCGGGTTGTCTCGATAATCTCGGCCTTTTCACCGCGCGGAAACACCAACGAGACCGCGGTATGCACGAGATGCGGCCGGCCAGAGAGTCGCGACAGCATCGAAATCGCTTCAGGTCTGTCTTGCGGCTTCTCGAGCACCAGGCCATCGAGTACGACAATCGTATCGGCAGCCACAGTCAAAACACCTGGCGCAGCGATCACTCTCGCCTTTTCGTGGGCTATCCTCAACGTCTGCTTTTCTGCGTCTGCGTCGCGAATCGCCAGTTCGTCGATGTTGGCCGGCCGCACTTCGCAGCGAAAACCGAGTTTTTCAAGAATTTCACGGCGTCGCGGTGAAGCGCTCGCGA
It encodes the following:
- the queC gene encoding 7-cyano-7-deazaguanine synthase QueC, encoding MAPRAVVLLSGGLDSATCMYLAREHGFEVEAISFNYQQRHSVELTAAQRLAATCGANHTIIDVNLRAIGASALTSDIAVPKGGTHLQGEAVIPSTYVPVRNLVFLSLAYALAEAKDCSAIFTGVNAIDYSGYPDCRPDFIASFAQTAALASKSGREGRAPEILTPLIAMTKSDIATEALRLAVPIHLTWSCYDPQTAGDMLKPCEQCDACLLRAQGFAALALQLSKEVIFGSPVKVA
- a CDS encoding Maf family protein; the protein is MSNEFASVQIVLASASPRRREILEKLGFRCEVRPANIDELAIRDADAEKQTLRIAHEKARVIAAPGVLTVAADTIVVLDGLVLEKPQDRPEAISMLSRLSGRPHLVHTAVSLVFPRGEKAEIIETTRVFFAELPASVIEAYADTPSPYDKAGGYGVQDAFGMQNIERIEGCYFNVMGFPSSRFMRLLRENRKLLL